ATCCAGCGGTAAGCCGGCCAGCATGGTAATAATACCGCCGCTGCCTGCCACAACACCGCTGCCGACTGCCAGCCAGGCGCACTGGTTAATAAACTTCTCTATGCCAAGGGCATCAACCCCCTTCTTAATTTTTAGCTGATCTATATGCTCAAACACCTGCCTGAAACCTGTTTCGGTCAGTTGCGCAGCCTGCTGTTTCATATCGACGCCTAGCCGTTTTATGTTGATCTTTTTCATTGTTAGCGCTTTAATAAAATGGTTATTGCCATTTGCGTGCCAGTTTATAAGGCTGTCAGTTAATGGGTTGGTAATTTGTGCGTATATTTGAACTATGGATATCCAATCGGAAAAAATCGAACTGATTAAACAGCTTCTGGAAACAGAAAACTGGGAGGTGATCAACAAAATTAAAGCCGTGTTTAAGGGTGTTGATTATGATTTTTATGACGATTTGCCAGAGCATGTAAAAGAAGATATCAAAGCAGCTTCTGATGAAATTGAACGCGGAGAAGTTTATGATCATGAGTTTGTAATGCGCGAGTTTAAAGAGAAGTATGGCTCGAAGCATTAAATGGTCTCCCAGAGCAAAAAAGCGCTATCAACAAGTTCTGGATTATTTACAGGAAAATTGGGGCGACCGGGTTGTACAGAAATTTATAGAAAGAACAGATAAGGTTTTATATACCATTGCCGCATATCCGTATGCCTATGAGGCCTCATCAGAAAAAATAATCAGAAAAGCAGTTATCGGTAAACAAAATTCGGTTATCTACCGAATAGATAACACATCAATCTATTTACTCACCTTTTGGGATAATCGCCAAGACCCAAAGAAATTGAAATACTAACGTACTGAATGAAAAATAACATCCTCATCGTAGACGACATCCATCCCATTTTTATAGAACGAGCCGAAGAGTTGGGTTATACCTGCAGCTATCAGCCTACCATCACCAAGCAACAGGCGCTGGAACTATTGCCCGCTTATGAAGGCTTATTGATTCGCTCTAAGTTTCAGGTTGACCAGGCGGTGCTGGATCTGGCTACATCGCTGCGCTTTATTTGTCGCGCAGGCGCGGGGATGGATAATATTGATGAAGCTTACGCCATCAGCAAAAATATCCATCTGATTAACGCCCCCGAGGGTAACTCTGACGCCGTGGGCGAACACGCGATTGGTATGCTGCTTTCGTTGATGAATAATTTTAATCGTGCCGATGCCGAAGTGCGCGGCGGACAGTGGCAGCGCGAAGCCAACCGCGGCTGCGAGCTGAAAGGTAAAACGGTAGGTATTGTGGGCTACGGACACATGGGCCGCAGTTTTGCCCGCAAGCTATCAGGCTTTGAAGTAAATGTGATTGCTTACGATAAATATAAAACAGGCTTTAGCGATCAGTATGCCCGTGAGGTGAGCATGGAAGAAATTGTAAAGCAAAGCGATGTGCTGAGCATCCACGTGCCGCTTACAAAAGAGACAAACGGATTGATTAGTGATGAATACCTGTTCCATTTGCGCAAGCCTATTTTCTTTATCAATACCTCGCGCGGCAAGGTGGCGCAGGTACAGGCGGTGCTTAACGCTATTAAACAAGGCAAAATATTGGGCGCTGCGCTTGACGTATTGGAGGTAGAGAAATTCCCGGCCCTGGGTGAGCAAGCCTGGTATGAAGAATTAAAGCAGAGTGGCAAAGTACTGCTTACCCCGCACGTGGCCGGCTGGACATTTGAGTCGTACCGTAAAATAAGCGAGGTAATGGCCGATAAATTGGCAGATTATAGCAGAAATAAAGCGTAAGTTGATGGTAGCGATGGGTTTGAAACCCATCACGGCATTTGGTAGATGGCCTTGGGTCTGGTGCTTTGAGCCTGGGTTATTTACGCAAAAACAGCTCAAAAAATTTTGACTTTACAACATTAATCATTTATCTTCGTTCTTACACCAAAGCAAGGCTGCGTCAAGAACGTAGTCTTGTTTTGTTTTTAATAACCCTCGTCAACGTCCTTCTTAACACAGGAGGGCGGTTTTTTTTGGCGAAGTTTGACACAAGTATCACTATTTATTTTTGTGAGTTATGGCAGAAGTGACCTATTATACCAAAGAAGGTTTAGAAAAATTAAAAGAGGAATTACAGTACCTGAAAACCGAAGGTCGTGCCCAGATTGCAAAAGCAATTGCAGAAGCGCGCGATAAAGGCGACCTTTCTGAGAATGCCGAATATGATGCGGCAAAAGAGGCCCAAGGCCTGCACGAAACCAAAATTGCCAAATTGAGCGATGTACTGGCCAGTGCCCGTTTATTAGACGAGAGCAAGCTGGATACCTCAAAAGTATTGGCCCTATCAATTGTTAAAATTAAAAACACCAAAAACGGCGCCACCATGAGCTATCAGCTGGTGTCTGAAAGTGAAGCCGATCTTAAATCGGGCAAAATATCTGTTAGCTCTCCAATAGCCAAAGGCTTGCTGGGCAAAAAAGTTGGCGAGAAAACCGAGATCCAGGTGCCAGCCGGCAAAATGGAGTTTGAGATTCTGGAAATTAGCCGCTAATACAATGAGCGTATGAGTGAATTGTGAATGAGTGAATTTTATATTAAGAAGATATGCTCATTCACAATTTAAAACTTTCTGGTTGAATGAATCTTTATAAATTTGAATATTCACTCAATCACTCATTCAATCCCTCAAAACTACCATGCCCAGCATTTTTTCTAAAATAGTTGCCGGCGATATACCTGCCTACAAGGTTGCCGAGAGTAATGATTTCCTGGCTTTCCTGGATATCAGTCCGCTAAAAGAAGGCCACTTGCTGGTAATCCCTAAGCAAGAGGTTGATTACCTGTTTGATCTGAATGACGAGACCTATACCGGCCTGCAGCTGTTTGCCAAAATTGTGGCTAAAGGACTGAAAGAGGCCATCCCCTGCGAGCGCATTGGCGTGGTAGTAATGGGCCTGGAGGTGCCGCACGCACACATCCATCTCATCCCTATGAACGAGGCGAATGATATCAATTTTGCCAACCCCAAACTCAAATTTACTCCCGAGCAGTTTGAGGCCACCGTTAAGAAAATTAAGGCCGCCCTGCGCGAAGATTACAAACACGATTTGTAAAGGCAATAACAGGAAAGACGGGTTAAAACTTATCTGATTTTAGGCTAAAGCCCTTAATATTGTTGTACACTCCCGCCCCATAAATGGGACGGCAATGAATTAAAGGTATGGTATTATTGCCGTTGACTTTAGTCAACGGATGTTTTTGGTTGATCAAATGGCTTTAGCCCAAAACTCGTCAATCCTTTATCTTAAAGACGATTTTCCTGAACGCAACAGCAGTAATGCTCCCCTCCTTGTTTTTATTGTGTATCTTTGACACATAGAAACAATGACACCCGTATTGAAAATAGCCGTTGTGGGGCCCGAGTCTACGGGTAAGTCTACGCTTTCGGCGTTATTGGCGGCGCATTATCATACCGTTTGGGTGCCAGAGTATGCGCGCGAGTACTGTGCTAATTTAACTGAGGCGCCAACTATAGATGATGAGGTGGCCATGTTTTACGGTCAGCTAAAGCTGGAGCAGGAGTATCTGCCCCGCGCCAATAAGATCCTCATTTGCGATACCACTTTTATTACCGTAAAAATCTGGAGCGATGCTTTCTTTGGCCATACCCCGCAGGTGGTGCTGGACGAGTTGCCGCGTCGCCCTTATGATCTGTATTTGTTATTGGATATTGATATGCCCTGGCAGGATGATCCGCTGAGGGATTTCCCGACGCGCCGCGAGCATTTTATGGAGATTTGGCATGAAGAACTGAAAGCGCTTAATGCCAATTATGTAACGATATCTGGTTTGGGTGAAGAAAGAGGACAAGCTGCAATTAGAGCGATTGATGGATTTTTGAAAGAAAAGGGTGCTTTTTAAACATCCCGAGTATCCTTTAAATCCCTCAAATTCTGGTTTTGGCTATCGTTTTCCACAGCCAAAAACGTTTTCCACAATTCAAACCAAAAAACACTTTTTACATATATATATTTTTCCTACATTTGCGGGCTAATTGTAGCTCATTGAAATCGCTGAAGACATACGCCATTCCATTTACCGGCTTAAGCCTGGGGAAGCACGAGTTTGACTTTGTGGTAGCCGACGAGTTTTTCACAGAGTTTGATTACTCGCTGGTTAAGAAAGCCGATGTAAAGTGCAAGGTTGAACTGGAGAGGCAGGAAACCATGCTGATCCTGAACTTTCACCTGCAAGGCAGCATTGGCATGACCTGCGATAGGTGTCTGGCTGATTATCCGCAGAATATTGACATCCGCGAGCAGCAGATTGCCAAGTTTAGCGAAGAAGAGATAGATGAGGACGAAGAAGTGATAGCCCTTTCAAAAAATGATCATGAGATCAATATTGCGGGGCTGATTTATGAATATATTAACGTTGCGGTGCCTTTTATAGCCACCTGCGGCAATGAGGGTAAAACCCCTTACTGTGATAAGGATATGCTCGATCGTTTAAGTAAACTTTCGGGCAGTGAAGAACAAACCGAGCAGACAGACCCGCGTTGGGATGCGCTCAAAAACATTAATAAATAAAGACAAAGAGTTATGCCACATCCAAAACGGAAATTCTCGAAATCAAGAACTGCTAAGCGTCGTACGCACTACAAAGCTGACGCGCCTACTTTAACTA
This region of Mucilaginibacter yixingensis genomic DNA includes:
- a CDS encoding type II toxin-antitoxin system RelE/ParE family toxin, with amino-acid sequence MARSIKWSPRAKKRYQQVLDYLQENWGDRVVQKFIERTDKVLYTIAAYPYAYEASSEKIIRKAVIGKQNSVIYRIDNTSIYLLTFWDNRQDPKKLKY
- a CDS encoding 2-hydroxyacid dehydrogenase, yielding MKNNILIVDDIHPIFIERAEELGYTCSYQPTITKQQALELLPAYEGLLIRSKFQVDQAVLDLATSLRFICRAGAGMDNIDEAYAISKNIHLINAPEGNSDAVGEHAIGMLLSLMNNFNRADAEVRGGQWQREANRGCELKGKTVGIVGYGHMGRSFARKLSGFEVNVIAYDKYKTGFSDQYAREVSMEEIVKQSDVLSIHVPLTKETNGLISDEYLFHLRKPIFFINTSRGKVAQVQAVLNAIKQGKILGAALDVLEVEKFPALGEQAWYEELKQSGKVLLTPHVAGWTFESYRKISEVMADKLADYSRNKA
- the greA gene encoding transcription elongation factor GreA, which encodes MAEVTYYTKEGLEKLKEELQYLKTEGRAQIAKAIAEARDKGDLSENAEYDAAKEAQGLHETKIAKLSDVLASARLLDESKLDTSKVLALSIVKIKNTKNGATMSYQLVSESEADLKSGKISVSSPIAKGLLGKKVGEKTEIQVPAGKMEFEILEISR
- a CDS encoding HIT family protein, with the protein product MPSIFSKIVAGDIPAYKVAESNDFLAFLDISPLKEGHLLVIPKQEVDYLFDLNDETYTGLQLFAKIVAKGLKEAIPCERIGVVVMGLEVPHAHIHLIPMNEANDINFANPKLKFTPEQFEATVKKIKAALREDYKHDL
- a CDS encoding AAA family ATPase, with product MTPVLKIAVVGPESTGKSTLSALLAAHYHTVWVPEYAREYCANLTEAPTIDDEVAMFYGQLKLEQEYLPRANKILICDTTFITVKIWSDAFFGHTPQVVLDELPRRPYDLYLLLDIDMPWQDDPLRDFPTRREHFMEIWHEELKALNANYVTISGLGEERGQAAIRAIDGFLKEKGAF
- a CDS encoding DUF177 domain-containing protein produces the protein MKSLKTYAIPFTGLSLGKHEFDFVVADEFFTEFDYSLVKKADVKCKVELERQETMLILNFHLQGSIGMTCDRCLADYPQNIDIREQQIAKFSEEEIDEDEEVIALSKNDHEINIAGLIYEYINVAVPFIATCGNEGKTPYCDKDMLDRLSKLSGSEEQTEQTDPRWDALKNINK